In Pannonibacter sp. XCT-53, the sequence GTGACGCCGTGCTGCTGCACGCCGCAGGGCACGATGCCGGAGAAATGTTCCAGGTCCGGCTCCACGTTGAGGCTGATGCCGTGGAAGGTCACCCACTTGCGCACGCGGATGCCGATGGCCGCAATCTTGTCCTCGCGGTCCGCGCCCTTCTCCGGGCGGCGCACCCAGACGCCGACCCGGTCCTCGCGCCGCTCCCCGCGCACATGGTGCTGCCACAGGGTGCCGATCACCCAGGCCTCCAGCGCGGCCACGAAGGCGCGCACGTCCTGCCGCCGCCGCTTGAGGTCGAGCATGACATAGGCCACGCGCTGGCCGGGGCCGTGATAGGTGTACTGTCCGCCGCGCCCGGCATCATGCACGGGGAAGCGGTCCGGGGTGAGAAGATCCTCCCGGCGCGCGCTGGTGCCGGCGGTGTAGAGCGGGGGGTGCTCCAGCAGCCAGACCAGCTCGGGCGCGGTCCCGTCGGCGATGGCCGTCACGCGGGCTTCCATCAGGGCCATGGCCTCCTCGTAGGGCACGAGCCGGTCGGAGATCATCCACTCCACGGGCGGCGAGCCGGGCAGGGGATGAAAATCGGGGACGATCGCTTCACGATTGGCTGTCGGCATGGCGCTGTGGCTGCTTTGCGATGGCTTTGACCGTGGCTTTGACGGTACACATATAGGGTAAACGCGATGGTCGGCTGCAGCCGGACCCCCGCGGCAACCGGCAGGGGCCTCAGCGGCGCGCTGCCGACCGGACGACGTGTCATACAGGCGGACTGGCGGAATGGCCACCTTCGATGAGATCAGTATCGATATATCGGTCGTGCTCGGCACCACGACAATGCCGGTGCACCAGCTCCTGCGCATGGGCCGTGGCGCGGTGATCGATCTGGACGTCGCCGAGGAGGATGACGTCAAGATCTACGCCAACAACACGCTGGTGGCCAAGGGGCAGGTCGTGCTGCTGGGCGAGCGGATCGGCATCTCGATCACGGAAGTGCTGCTGCGGGCGCCCGAAGTCCGGCCGATGCGCACCGACGGGCCGCTCTGAACCCCTGAGCGCCGCCTTTCTGCGCCGGGACCTTGGCCGTTTTTTGTTGTGCTGCATGAAGTTACCCACAGGCTGGCGCGGCGGTGAGCGATTTGTCGGCAAAGGGCGAGAAGACGCTTGCGTGGCAAAAATCGATTTGCTACATGGGGGCACCTCGACGCCGAGCGGTGCCGGGGACAGGAAATTGCGGTCGTGGCGGAATTGGTAGACGCGCAGCGTTGAGGTCGCTGTGGGGCAACCCGTGGAAGTTCGAGTCTTCTCGACCGCACCATTTCCTGACAGAAGGGCTCTTGCCGAAATCTCCTCAGGAGATCTCCGCAAGGGCCTTTTTTGTTTGTCCTGATCCCGGGCACCCGCAGGCGGCCGACCGGGTGGCTGCCACTGCCGCTGCCACGCGGCCCGGCACGGTCAGCGGGAAACGGTCTACGGTCTACGGTCAACAGGTAACGGGCAAGGGCCGGGCAGGGGGATCCGCCGGCCGACGGAGGGGCTGATGCTGCAGGGGCTGATGCTTGAACGGGGTGTCCTTGTGCTCGCGGTCCTCACGCTCACGGGCTTCACCGCGCCGGAGCAGCAGCGCAACATCAGCCGCTCCTCGCAGGAACTGTCGCAGATGACCTGCAGCCAGCTCTGGTATCTCGGCGAGAAGATCCGCGCCGATGGCGGCGTGTGTCCGCGCAGCGAGCGGGCACGCCAGGCCTTCTTCCGCACCCGCACCTGCGTCTCGCAGGACGAACGGGTGCTGGGCGAGGAGGTCGGTGCCTATCTCGCGGCGCTGCGCGGGATCGCGGCGGACAAGGGGTGCCCCGATCGTCCCTGAACCGCGTCCCTGATCCGCGTCCCTGATCCGCATCCCTGAAACGCATCCCTGAACCGTATCGCCGGTCCCTTGCGGGCGCACCGCTGCCCGGCGTCGCCGGCTGTTGGCGGACCGGGGAAGTTGCCTTGATTTCAATAGCCAAACGACGGAACGGCAGGTAGTTGTGAGGCGGTCGCGTGAGGGCGCGCGGCGCGTGGCAGCCGACGTCAGGAGGGGCTCATGACCGAACCAGAACATCGCGACGAGAGCCCGGAGATGGTGGCCGAGATCCCCGTGCATGACGATGCCGGCTGGCTGACCGATGCCTTCATCGCTGCCGTCCACGCAGCCGTGGAGGCCGGTGACAGCGCGGAGGCCCGGCGGCTGGCCGGTGACCTGCACGAGGCCGACATGGCCGACCTCGTTGACGCGCTGCCCGAGGCCGACCGTCCGGTTTTCGTCCAGCTCATGGGCGACAAGTTCGACTACACCGCGCTGACCGAGATGGACGAGGCCGTCCGCGTCAAGCTGCTGGAGGACCTGCCGGCTGCCGACATCGCCGAGGGTCTTGGCGAACTCGATTCCGACGACGCGGTCTACATTCTGGAGGACCTCGACGAGGAGGACCAGGCGGCGATTCTCGACGAGCTGCCGTTGTCCGAACGCGTCCAGCTCGAGCGGGCCCTCGACTATCCGGAAGAATCCGCCGGCCGGCGGATGCAGACCGACTTCATCGCGGTGCCGCCGTTCTGGACCGTGGGCCAGACCATCGACTACCTGCGGGAGGACAAGGATCTTCCGGACACCTTTTACGAGGTCTATGTGGTCGATCCGGGCTTCCGTCTGGTCGGCTCGCTGGCGCTCGACCGGATCCTGCGCACCCAGCGTGCGGCCAAGATCTCGACCATCATGGAGGAAGATCCCCATTCCGTGGCGGTGAAGGCCGACCAGGAAGAGGTCGCCCGGCTGTTCGAGCGCTACAACCTCGTCTCCACCGCCGTGGTGGACGACAGCAACCGCCTTGTCGGCGTCCTGACCATCGACGACATCGTCGACGTGATCCAGGAGGAGGCGGCCGAGGACATGAAGGCGCTGGCCGGTGTCGGTGACGAGGAGATCTCCGACAGCGTCCTGACCATCGCGCGCTCGCGCATTGTCTGGCTGCTGTTCAACCTCGGCACGGGCCTGCTGTCGGCCACCGTCATCTCCCAGTTCGAGGGCACCATCGAGGCGATGGTCGCGCTGGCCGTGCTGATGCCCATCGTCGCCTCGCTCGGCGGCAATGCCGGCACCCAGACCATGACCGTGGCCGTGCGCGCCATCGCCACCGAGGAGCTGGACACCCGCAACATCTGGCGCGTGCTGCGCCGCGAGGTGATGGTGAGCTTCCTCAACGGCTCGCTTCTGGCCTGCCTCATCGGGGCCACGGCCGGGTTATGGTTCCAGAACCACGGGCTCGGCATCGTCATTGCCTCGGCCATCATCATCAACATGTTCTGTGCCGGCCTGGCCGGCCTGATGATCCCGATGACGCTGCACCGCTTCAAGGTGGATCCGGCCATTGCCTCCAGTGTCTTCGTGACCATGGTCACCGACGTCATCGGCTTCTTTGCCTTCCTCGGCATCGCCGCGCTCTGGTTCCGCCTGCCGCTCTGACGGCCGGACGGGTCGCCCGTCCGGACCGTCCCTGCGCTGCGCCCCGACCTGATGCGCCCCGATCTGATGCGCCCCGGTCTGGCGCGCCTGGATCCGACGCGCTGTCCTGACGGACGGGCCATGCTGGGGCGTCCTGCCGAGACGTTGCCCGTCTCTCCTGCCGGCGCTCCGGGGGTATCCGGCGGTAACACTTTGCGTCTGCCGTGCTGCCTTCCTCCTGCACGCCCTCCCGGTCTGCCACCCTCTGCCGCCCCTTCCTGTCTCTGCCTGCCCGTGAGTGCCTCTGACTGCCTCGGACAGCCTCTGCGCGCGGCTGTGCCGCCATGCGTCCTTTCTGCCGGTCCCGGCCGGGGCAGCCTTGTTCCGATCCATCCAAAACATTGAAATAACGTCGATAAACAGAAGTCATTGACTTTGACGTAAAAGTCAGGAAATCCTGCCGCTGCGGAGGGGATGATGCAGCAGCGGCTCTACACCATCACACAGCTCACCCAGGAGTTCGGGATCACCACCCGGACCCTGCGCTTCTATGAGGCGCAGGGGCTGATCACGCCGCAGCGACGCGGGCGGCAGCGCCTCTACCGGCCGGCCGACCGGACCCGGCTCAAGCTCATCCTGCGCGGCAAGCGGCTTGGCTTTGCCCTCTCCGAGATCCGCGAGATCATCGACATGTATGGCAAGGCCCCCGGCGAGGCGGGCCAGCTCCGGCTGCTGATGTCGCGCATCGCTGCCCGCCGGGCCGAGCTTCTGGAGAAGCTGCGCGACATCGAGCTGTCGCTTGCCGACCTCGACGAGGTCGAGGCCGGCTGCCGCGCGCGCATGGCGGCGCTGGGCGTTGCGGCGGATGGGCCCACAGACGCCGGCGATGCGCCCGACGCGTCCGCCGGTGCCGCCGCTCCGGCCACTCCGGGGGAGGGCGCCGCGTGAGCGGGGCTGCATCCGTTGCCGTCTTCCAGCCGCGCGATGCGGCCTGGGAAACGCGCGTCCGCGCCAGCTTCGCCCGTCAGCCCTTCATGGCGCATCTGGGGGCCACGATCAGCCATCTGGCGCCGGGCGAGGTGGATCTGACCATGCCCTTCGCGGCGCATCTGACGCAGCAGCACGGCTTCTTCCACGCCGGTGCGACCACATCCCTTGCCGACAGCGCGGCCGGCTATGCGGCGCTGTCCCTGTTTCCGGCCGGGACCGGCGTCCTGTCGACGGAGTTCAAGTTCAATCTTCTCAACCCCGGCCGGGGCCGCGCGCTTGTCGCGCGGGGCCGGGTGATCAAGCCCGGCCGGACGCTGACGGTCTGCCGGGCCGACGTGTTCGGGCTCGACGAGGCGGGCGAGGTCCATGTGGCGACCGGCCTGGTCTCGCTGATCTGCCTCGCCGGCATCACCGATTGACGCGCAGGCGCGCCCACCGACCGGGCGAGCTGCAACAAACTGGAGGAACGCCATGATCCGCAATGACATTCCAGGTTTCAACTTCAATCTCGGCGAGACCGCCGACATGCTGCGCGACACCGTTCGCGGCTTTTCCCAGGACCGCATCGCGCCGCTGGCCGATCGCATCGACCGCGAGGACTGGTTCCCGCGCGAGCTGTGGCCGGAGATGGGGGCCCTCGGCCTGCATGGCATCACCGTCGAGGAGGAGTGGGGCGGCGCCGGGCTCGGCTATCTCGAGCACTGCATCGCGATGGAAGAAGTGAGCCGTGCTTCGGGCTCCATCGGCCTGTCCTACGGCGCCCATTCCAACCTTTGCGTCAACCAGCTGCGCCGCTGGGGCAATGACGCCCAGAAGCAGCGCTACCTCGGCAAGCTCATCTCCGGCGAGCATGTCGGCGCGCTGGCCATGTCCGAGCCGGGCGCCGGCTCCGACGTGGTGTCGATGAAGCTGCGGGCCGACAGGAAGGGCGACCGCTATGTCCTCAACGGCACCAAGATGTGGATCACCAACGGTCCCTGCGCCGACACGCTGATCGTCTATGCCAAGACCGATCCGGCGGCCGGGCCGCGCGGCATCACCGCCTTCCTGATCGAGAAGGGCTTCAAGGGCTTCTCGGTCGCCCAGAAGCTCGACAAGCTCGGCATGCGCGGCTCGGAGACCGGCGAGCTGGTGTTCGAGGACTGCGAGGTGCCGGAAGAAAACGTCCTCGCCGAGGTCGGCAAGGGCGTCAACGTGCTCATGTCGGGCCTCGACTACGAGCGCGCCGTGCTGGCCGCCGGCTGCATCGGCCTGATGCAGGCGGCCATGGATGTCGTCATGCCCTATATCCACGAGCGCGAGCAGTTCGGCCAGCCGATCGGCACGTTCCAGCTCGTGCAGGGCAAGGTCGCCGACATGTATGTGTCGATGAACGCCACCCGCGCCTATGTCTATGCCGTGGCGCAGGCCTGTGACCGTGGCGAGACCACCCGTGAGGACGCCGCCGGCGCGATCCTCTATGCCGCCGAGACGGCAACGAAGGTGGCGCTCGATGCCATCCAGCTTCTGGGCGGCAACGGCTACATCAACGACTATCCGACCGGGCGGCTCTTGCGCGACGCCAAGCTCTACGAGATCGGCGCCGGCACCAGCGAGATCCGCCGCATGCTGATCGGCCGGGAGCTGTTCAACAAGACCCGCTGAGCCACGGCCCGCGCCCGGTCTCGCCTGACGGGCCTCCGGACCGGGCCCGTAAAGGACCCAGGACAAACCCGGCTCCCGGACATGTGTGCCGGGAGCTGGCGCGACGCGCGGCGGGTGCCGGCAGGGCGTCCGGGCGCCTGCCATCGGGCTGCGGCATTCGGCGCCGCCCTGCCGCCGGCCGGGCCTGCTAGTCTCGCGGCCATCGGGACGCCGATGGCGGCTGCCCGGAAACGGGAGCCCGCCCATGCCGACTGCCTTGCCCCGGGACGCCAGCGCGCGGCCCTTCCTGATGGCTCCCCGGGAGGAGCTGCATTTCTATGACCGGCGCAGCGTCCACCTTGCCCGCGCGGTGACGGCGCTGGACGGCTGGAAGCTCATGCGCAGCCAGCCCTCCGTCCTGCTCGATCTGGCGATGCGCCTGCGCGATGCGATTGCCTGCCGTTTCGGCGTGGCGCCGATCCGGGGTTTTGCGCCCCGGGTTCCGGCCGGACTTCGCGCAGGTGACCGGCTCGGCTTCTTCACCGTCGACCACGTCAGCGACACCGACCTCGTCCTCACCGTGCGCGACCGCCATCTCGACGTGATGACCTGGCTCGCCGTCGACGGTCTGGCCTTTTCCGTCACCAGCTCGGTCAGGGTGCACAATCTGTTCGGCCGGCTCTACATGCTGCCCGTGGCGCCGGCCCACAAGTTGATCGTTGCGGCCGATCTCCGCCGCCTGCGGCGTCTTGTCGGCTCCCCGGGGAAATCCGATCGGCAGATTTAACGAGCCCGTAAAGACTCCCGAGGCATAGTTCCTGCCATCGAATCAGGCAGGCCCGCCCGGCAGACGCCTGGACCCGGCGTCACTCGGGGAGTTTCCATGGTTCTCGACAGCCTCACCGTTCTGTTTGCGCTGGCTCCGGTCAGCCTGATGGTCGGGGTGTTCCTGTTCGTCGTCTGGAACCGTGACCGCAGCGAGCCGGGCCTGTGGTTGTGGGCGGTCAGCCTGTTCGTGCGCGCCCCGGCCTTTGTCCTGCTGTCCCTGCGCGGCGCCATCTCCGACCTGCTGTCCATCGCTCTCGCCAACGCGCTGATGCTGGTCGGTGTCGGCCTTGCCATCATTGCCACGCGGGCGCTGGGCCGGCGTTCCACCTCGCCCTGGCTCGCCTTTGCTCCGGTGGCGCTCTGGGGCCTGATCTGTGCCACGCCCGCGCTCTATGGCAACGACGAGAACCGCGTCGTGGCGCTCACCCTGATCCAGGCCTGCTGCAGCGGGGTGATTGCCTATGAATTCCTGCGCTGCAAGGTCGGCAGCCGCGCGCTCTGCCTGACCCTGTCCTGCCTGATTGCCTCCATGACCACGGTGCAGCTGGTCCGCGTCGGGCTGATCCTCGTGGCGGACGAACCCTACCTGCTGGACGGCAGCAATGCTTCGCTTGCTGCCACGATCTATCTGCAGCTGCTGGCGGTGTTCCTCGGCGGCCTCATCTCGATGGCGCTGTTCTGTGGTGCGCGCCTGCGCGCGCTGCAGCAGATCGCCGACGAGGACAGCCTCACCGGCGCCTTCAACCGCGAGGCCTTCCGCGACCGCGCCGAGGCCAGCCTCGCGATGGCCCGCCAGACCCGGGACGATGCTGTCCTGCTGGCCATCGACCTGGACCGTTTCAAGGCGCTCAACGACCTGCACGGTCACGCCGAGGGCGACCGGATCCTGATGGAGTTCGGCCGTCGCCTGAAGGCGCTGATGCCGGCCGGTGCCGTGCTCGGCCGCATTGGCGGCGACGAGTTCGCCGTGTTTCTGCGCGGGGAGGCCGCGCGCCATGCGGCCTCGCTTGCGGCGCGCATCTGCGGCGTGATGCTGCGCGGCTCCGGCGGTGATCCGGCGGTGCTGCCGATCCTCGTCACCGCCAGCGCCGGTCTGGCCCAGGCCGTGGACGGCGAGACGCTCGAGACCCTGATGCAGCGCGCCGACATGGCGCTCTATGACGCCAAGCGCAAGGGTCGTGATCAGGTCAGCCTCGCCGCCGGCGCTGCGGGGCCGGGCCTGCTGTGGCCGCGTGCCGTGCCGGCATCCTCCGGCCTGCCCGTGCCGCCGGCCGTCCAGGCGCCCCGGCCGGTTGCCGGCTGATCTGCGCCACCCGTTCCCGGGGTCAGCCCCCACTCGGCAGCTCCCGGTCCCCGGTCTCCCTTGGCCAGCCAGCCGGGTCAGTGCGTCTGGGCCTCCCGGCCCGGGTCAGGACCGGCCTTAACGTGGCGCTAAAGCCTCAGCCCTAATGTCTGGACATATGGTCGGTGACGGCAGGCGGCCTTGCGCTGCGGCCCCGATGGCCTCCCGTCTTGAAGCTGAAATGACACCCGACGCCCGCACCCTTTTCGTCGTCATCGCGCTCCTGTCCTTCGGCGCCGGCTTTCTGCTGCTCGGTCTCTGGTCGGGCATGCGGCACCGCCAGGGCCTGCGCACCTGGGCCATCAGCCTCTGGGTCCGGGCCCCCGGCTTCCTGCTCCTGGCCGGGCGCGGCACCGTGCCGCTCTGGCTCACCGTCGATGTCTCCAATGCGCTGATGTGCGTCGGCAGCGGGTTCGGATATGTGGCCGCGCGCGAGCTCTCCGGTGCGCGCCTGTCCCCGCTGGCGCGGGGGCTCATCTGTTTCGGCCCCGCCGTCGCCTGGCTTGCGGGCTGCTGGATGCCGGCCCTCTACGACGACGTGACCTTGCGCACGCTTGCCGTCGCGCTGCCGCTCGGGGCCTATGCGCTGGCCACGGCCTGGGCCTTCCTCGGGCTCGCGCAGACCTCGCGCCGGGTGCGGCTGGGCTTTTCGGTGCTGTGGCTGATCGGGGCCAGCGGTCATTTCGCCCGCGCCGGGCTGGTGCTTGTTGTCCCGCCCGACCCGCAGGTCATGAACCCCAGCCCGCTCTTCACGCTGACGCTGCTGGTGCCGATCCTCGCCTTCACGCTGGGGCTGTTCTGGATCGGATTCCTGTACCGCGAGTGGACCCTGACGGAACTGCAGCGCCACGCCGAGCGGGACTGGCTCACCGGCGTCCTCAACCGGGCCGGCTTTCTCCGGCTGGCGCGGGCGCGCCTGCCGGTCGGCGGCGGCGGCGGGGGAGGGGCGGTGCTGCTGCTCGATCTCGACCATTTCAAGGCGATCAATGACCGCCACGGCCATGCGACCGGCGACCGGGTGCTGATGGCCTTCTGCCGGCGGGCCGAGGTGACATTGCCGCCCTCGGCCGTGCTCGGGCGCATCGGCGGCGAGGAGTTTGCGGTTGCGCTGGCGCCGGGCTGTCCGGATCCCGTTGCGGTTGGCGAGCGGCTGCGCGCCGCGCTGGCCGAGCGGCCGCCGCTGGAGGATCTGCCGGATGTCCGCGTCACGGTGAGCGCCGGGGTCGCGATCTCGCCCGCGCCCGGACTGCCGCTCGAGGTGCTGCTCAACGGGGCCGATGCGGCGCTCTACGAGGCCAAGAGCCGGGGGCGCGACCGGGTCTGTGTCTGGAACGTCGATCCCCGTGCCGGGGCACGGGCCTCCGGGCCGCTGGCGGGCGCCTCCGCCGGGGCGGGGATGGCATGAATTTCCGCCGGCGCGGCCGGCCAAAGGCGAATTAGGGCTTGCCGGAGCGGGCGGCGTTGCCCAGTTGATAACCGTTGCCCGCCTAAACTCGCCTTCCGTGTTTGCGAGGCGTCACCGCTTCGCTTAAGTATGGGTCAGAAAGAACCGCGCCGGCCATGGCCGGCAGGACGTCACAAGGGAGCTTCCCAGCGCATGAGCCATCATTACATGTCGGTGCCCGCTCGCCTCGAGGATGACGAGGACGAGAAGACCAAGACGCCGCAGTCGATCCCGGTCGACAAGCATCTCTTTGATGCCCGCACCGTGCTGATCACCGGGCCGATCACCCAGGAACTGGCGCGCGACGTCTGCTCCCGGCTGCTGGCCCTTGCCCAGGTGTCCAGCGATCCGATCACGGTCATCGTGTCCTCGCCCGGCGGTCACGTCGAATCGGGCGACATGATCCATGACACCATCCGCTTCATCCGTCCGGACGTGCGCATTCTCGGCATGGGCTGGGTGGCGAGCGCCGGTGCGCTGATCTACGTCTCGGTGCCGAAGGAAATGCGCTTCTGCACCCCCAACACCCGTTTCCTGCTGCATCAACCGTCCGGTGGTGCCGGCGGCATGGCGACCGACATCGAGATCCAGGCCCGCGAGATCCTCAAGATGCGCGACCGCCTCAACAAGATCTTCGCCGACGCGACCGGCCAGCCGATCGAGCGCATCGAGAAGGACACGGACCGCGACTACTGGATGAGCCCGGAAGAGGGCATCGAGTACGGCCTCGTCGGCAAGATTGCTGCCTCCGTCGACGACCTGAAGTAAGCCGGCCGTCTGGCCGGCGGAGGTTGATGACAAACCCTCAATCGTCATCCCGGCCCAGCTGAGCGTCAGCGAAGCGCCGAGCCGGGATCCAGATATCAGCCGCGCGAAGCGCGACACACCTGTCGGTCGCAAGTCGTATCGAGTTGACGTGGTTTTGGGCTCGCTTGCGCTCGCACAGACATGCTGGATTCCGGATCTGCGGTTCGCGAAACGCTCACCTTGTCCGGAATGACGGCAAACGGACGAAACGTCGAAGTTTGTCAGCAGTCTGAGCCGGCCGTCTGGCCGGCGGTGGCTCCACCGAGATGAAAGACCCCGCGGACCGGCCGGTCCGCGGGGTTTTTGCGTTCGGGCCGGGGCGTGGGCCGGCTCAGGCGTAGCGGGGCTGGGCGGAGGCGACGGCGGCGGCCGACAGCGACACCGGGTGCGGGCTGCGCACCACATGGCAGCGCACCTGTTCCAGCGCGCGGCGCACGTCGCGTTCAAGGCCGGCCGCCTGCGGCGAGGCCGTCAGGACCTCGGTCAGCGCATCCACCAGCCGGTCATAGGCCTGATGCCCGCAACAGAACGGGGCCACCGTCTGGTGCAGCGCCGGGCCCTCGTAGACCGGCGCGCCGCCGAACAGGAACACCAGGAATTCGGCGAACTCCTCGCGCGCCTCGACCTGCTCCGGGTGCCCGCCGGACAGGGTTGCCTCGAGTGCGCGACGGATGGCGGCACGGCCGCCAAGCTCAAGATAAAGCGTCATTTTTTGCCCCATGCGTGAGAACTCGTCTCAACAGGGACACCATCGCGCATCCCGGCACCGGACCCTGTGATGTGGGTCACGGGTTGCCGCAATCCGCCAGGCTGGCGGCCAGCGTCAGCTCCGGCGCCAGGTCTCCCGCGCGGCCAGCCAGTCCCGGCAGCGCGCCTCCGGATCCGGGTGGTTCAGCACGTCGGTGATGACGCAGACGCTGTCGGCGCCGGCCGCATAGACGGACGCCGCGCTCTCCAGCGTCAGGCCACCGATCGCCACCAGCGGACAGGTCACGCGCCGGCGCCACTCGCCGATGCGGCCAAGTCCCTGTGTCGGATAGTCCACCTTCTTGCCCCGGGCCTCGAAGATCGGGCCGAGGGCCACGTAGTCGGGCGCGTGCTGCAGCGCCCGGTCCAGCTCCTCCGGCGTGTGGGTGGATAGGCCCAGCCGGATCCCGGCCCGGCGCAGCGCGCCGACATCGGCCGTGTCCAGGTCCTCCTGACCGAGATGGACCCAGTCCGCACCGGCCGTCAGGGCGGCCTCCCAATGGTCATTGACGATCAGTGTCGCACCGGCGGCGTTGCACAGTCGGCTGGCTTCCCTTATCTGCGAAAGGACGGTTGCTTCGTCCTGGTCCTTCACGCGAAGCTGGACGAGCTTCAATCCGACCGGCAGGAGGCGTTCAATCCAGTCTGTCGAATTCACGATGAGATAGAAGCGGTCGAGGGTCACGGGCAGATCTCCGGGCGGGAATGTCGCGCAGCCACATAGCAGACTGGCCAGGGAACATGTTCTTTTATCTTGCGAAGCTGTTCTTTCTCGTGGCGCGGCCGTCGAACTTTCTCGTTCTGCTGGCGCTCGCGGGTCTGTGCGCGCTGCTGTTTGCCCGGACCCGCCGACTTGGACGCCTTGCGGTCGGGGCGGCGGTCCTCGGGCTGGCGGTCGCCGGGTTCTCGCCGCTGGCCAACATCGTCCTCCTGCCGCTCGA encodes:
- the lipB gene encoding lipoyl(octanoyl) transferase LipB, with the protein product MPTANREAIVPDFHPLPGSPPVEWMISDRLVPYEEAMALMEARVTAIADGTAPELVWLLEHPPLYTAGTSARREDLLTPDRFPVHDAGRGGQYTYHGPGQRVAYVMLDLKRRRQDVRAFVAALEAWVIGTLWQHHVRGERREDRVGVWVRRPEKGADREDKIAAIGIRVRKWVTFHGISLNVEPDLEHFSGIVPCGVQQHGVTSLVDLGLPVTLPEVDSLLRQEFEIIFGPTGDAPEPAAA
- a CDS encoding FliM/FliN family flagellar motor switch protein, which translates into the protein MATFDEISIDISVVLGTTTMPVHQLLRMGRGAVIDLDVAEEDDVKIYANNTLVAKGQVVLLGERIGISITEVLLRAPEVRPMRTDGPL
- a CDS encoding YARHG domain-containing protein, which encodes MLQGLMLERGVLVLAVLTLTGFTAPEQQRNISRSSQELSQMTCSQLWYLGEKIRADGGVCPRSERARQAFFRTRTCVSQDERVLGEEVGAYLAALRGIAADKGCPDRP
- the mgtE gene encoding magnesium transporter translates to MTEPEHRDESPEMVAEIPVHDDAGWLTDAFIAAVHAAVEAGDSAEARRLAGDLHEADMADLVDALPEADRPVFVQLMGDKFDYTALTEMDEAVRVKLLEDLPAADIAEGLGELDSDDAVYILEDLDEEDQAAILDELPLSERVQLERALDYPEESAGRRMQTDFIAVPPFWTVGQTIDYLREDKDLPDTFYEVYVVDPGFRLVGSLALDRILRTQRAAKISTIMEEDPHSVAVKADQEEVARLFERYNLVSTAVVDDSNRLVGVLTIDDIVDVIQEEAAEDMKALAGVGDEEISDSVLTIARSRIVWLLFNLGTGLLSATVISQFEGTIEAMVALAVLMPIVASLGGNAGTQTMTVAVRAIATEELDTRNIWRVLRREVMVSFLNGSLLACLIGATAGLWFQNHGLGIVIASAIIINMFCAGLAGLMIPMTLHRFKVDPAIASSVFVTMVTDVIGFFAFLGIAALWFRLPL
- a CDS encoding MerR family transcriptional regulator; its protein translation is MQQRLYTITQLTQEFGITTRTLRFYEAQGLITPQRRGRQRLYRPADRTRLKLILRGKRLGFALSEIREIIDMYGKAPGEAGQLRLLMSRIAARRAELLEKLRDIELSLADLDEVEAGCRARMAALGVAADGPTDAGDAPDASAGAAAPATPGEGAA
- a CDS encoding PaaI family thioesterase, with translation MSGAASVAVFQPRDAAWETRVRASFARQPFMAHLGATISHLAPGEVDLTMPFAAHLTQQHGFFHAGATTSLADSAAGYAALSLFPAGTGVLSTEFKFNLLNPGRGRALVARGRVIKPGRTLTVCRADVFGLDEAGEVHVATGLVSLICLAGITD
- a CDS encoding isovaleryl-CoA dehydrogenase, whose product is MIRNDIPGFNFNLGETADMLRDTVRGFSQDRIAPLADRIDREDWFPRELWPEMGALGLHGITVEEEWGGAGLGYLEHCIAMEEVSRASGSIGLSYGAHSNLCVNQLRRWGNDAQKQRYLGKLISGEHVGALAMSEPGAGSDVVSMKLRADRKGDRYVLNGTKMWITNGPCADTLIVYAKTDPAAGPRGITAFLIEKGFKGFSVAQKLDKLGMRGSETGELVFEDCEVPEENVLAEVGKGVNVLMSGLDYERAVLAAGCIGLMQAAMDVVMPYIHEREQFGQPIGTFQLVQGKVADMYVSMNATRAYVYAVAQACDRGETTREDAAGAILYAAETATKVALDAIQLLGGNGYINDYPTGRLLRDAKLYEIGAGTSEIRRMLIGRELFNKTR
- a CDS encoding DUF2867 domain-containing protein, with the protein product MPTALPRDASARPFLMAPREELHFYDRRSVHLARAVTALDGWKLMRSQPSVLLDLAMRLRDAIACRFGVAPIRGFAPRVPAGLRAGDRLGFFTVDHVSDTDLVLTVRDRHLDVMTWLAVDGLAFSVTSSVRVHNLFGRLYMLPVAPAHKLIVAADLRRLRRLVGSPGKSDRQI
- a CDS encoding GGDEF domain-containing protein, with the protein product MVLDSLTVLFALAPVSLMVGVFLFVVWNRDRSEPGLWLWAVSLFVRAPAFVLLSLRGAISDLLSIALANALMLVGVGLAIIATRALGRRSTSPWLAFAPVALWGLICATPALYGNDENRVVALTLIQACCSGVIAYEFLRCKVGSRALCLTLSCLIASMTTVQLVRVGLILVADEPYLLDGSNASLAATIYLQLLAVFLGGLISMALFCGARLRALQQIADEDSLTGAFNREAFRDRAEASLAMARQTRDDAVLLAIDLDRFKALNDLHGHAEGDRILMEFGRRLKALMPAGAVLGRIGGDEFAVFLRGEAARHAASLAARICGVMLRGSGGDPAVLPILVTASAGLAQAVDGETLETLMQRADMALYDAKRKGRDQVSLAAGAAGPGLLWPRAVPASSGLPVPPAVQAPRPVAG
- a CDS encoding GGDEF domain-containing protein produces the protein MTPDARTLFVVIALLSFGAGFLLLGLWSGMRHRQGLRTWAISLWVRAPGFLLLAGRGTVPLWLTVDVSNALMCVGSGFGYVAARELSGARLSPLARGLICFGPAVAWLAGCWMPALYDDVTLRTLAVALPLGAYALATAWAFLGLAQTSRRVRLGFSVLWLIGASGHFARAGLVLVVPPDPQVMNPSPLFTLTLLVPILAFTLGLFWIGFLYREWTLTELQRHAERDWLTGVLNRAGFLRLARARLPVGGGGGGGAVLLLDLDHFKAINDRHGHATGDRVLMAFCRRAEVTLPPSAVLGRIGGEEFAVALAPGCPDPVAVGERLRAALAERPPLEDLPDVRVTVSAGVAISPAPGLPLEVLLNGADAALYEAKSRGRDRVCVWNVDPRAGARASGPLAGASAGAGMA
- a CDS encoding ATP-dependent Clp protease proteolytic subunit; translation: MSHHYMSVPARLEDDEDEKTKTPQSIPVDKHLFDARTVLITGPITQELARDVCSRLLALAQVSSDPITVIVSSPGGHVESGDMIHDTIRFIRPDVRILGMGWVASAGALIYVSVPKEMRFCTPNTRFLLHQPSGGAGGMATDIEIQAREILKMRDRLNKIFADATGQPIERIEKDTDRDYWMSPEEGIEYGLVGKIAASVDDLK
- a CDS encoding globin domain-containing protein, producing the protein MTLYLELGGRAAIRRALEATLSGGHPEQVEAREEFAEFLVFLFGGAPVYEGPALHQTVAPFCCGHQAYDRLVDALTEVLTASPQAAGLERDVRRALEQVRCHVVRSPHPVSLSAAAVASAQPRYA